One genomic window of Bartonella sp. JB63 includes the following:
- the waaA gene encoding lipid IV(A) 3-deoxy-D-manno-octulosonic acid transferase, whose amino-acid sequence MTELKARVALSVYRIVGFCLHPLVPFYLFFRAMRGKEERGRQKERLGKSQKVRPQSPLIWFHAASVGETIALLPLINYVLSLKIQVLLTTCTVTSSTFIKKQFGNRLIHQYAPLDLELAVRHFIGHWKPDLALICESEIWPLRIKELAKMRIPQILVNARMSENSFKAWHKRLFLAKHIFKHIDVAIGQNETDVTYYHTLGVKSVAVSGNLKAEVCPIEDQELLAHYCKAIGDRPVWAAVSTHEGEERIAFEVHKILKGHLPNLLTIIVPRHPERSKDIIKVCGYENLRCVLRSSNIAPDMDTDILLGDTIGEMGLFLCLSKVAFIGKSLCNYGGHNPLELALLRVAILTGPHVANFQNTFEQFLSCDAAYIVEDTMQLAIQVNKFLTNETLRKEMVDKAYEVVTSMAGALECTLKILDPFLQPLVIKTGLRQCQK is encoded by the coding sequence ATGACGGAATTAAAGGCACGTGTGGCTCTTTCAGTCTATCGAATAGTTGGTTTTTGTTTGCACCCTTTGGTACCTTTTTATTTGTTTTTTAGGGCGATGCGTGGAAAAGAGGAGCGAGGGCGCCAAAAAGAACGTTTGGGGAAAAGTCAAAAAGTGCGTCCTCAAAGTCCATTAATTTGGTTTCATGCAGCGAGCGTTGGAGAAACAATAGCTCTTTTGCCACTTATTAATTACGTTTTATCTTTAAAAATACAAGTATTGCTGACAACATGTACTGTGACATCTTCTACTTTTATCAAGAAGCAGTTTGGCAATCGATTAATTCATCAATATGCTCCGCTGGATTTAGAATTAGCTGTGCGTCATTTTATTGGTCATTGGAAGCCTGATTTGGCATTGATCTGTGAATCAGAGATTTGGCCTTTACGTATTAAAGAACTTGCTAAAATGCGCATTCCACAGATTTTAGTTAATGCTCGTATGTCGGAAAATTCTTTTAAGGCTTGGCACAAAAGACTCTTTCTTGCTAAACATATTTTCAAACATATTGATGTGGCTATTGGTCAAAATGAAACAGATGTAACTTATTACCATACACTTGGTGTAAAATCAGTGGCAGTTTCTGGAAATCTTAAGGCTGAGGTTTGCCCGATTGAGGATCAGGAATTGCTTGCGCATTATTGTAAGGCTATTGGTGATCGACCAGTTTGGGCAGCTGTTTCAACCCATGAAGGAGAAGAGAGGATTGCTTTTGAAGTTCATAAAATTCTCAAGGGTCATCTTCCAAATTTATTAACGATTATCGTTCCTCGTCATCCTGAACGTTCAAAAGATATTATCAAGGTGTGTGGTTATGAGAATTTGCGTTGTGTTCTTAGAAGTAGTAATATTGCTCCAGATATGGATACGGATATTTTGTTAGGAGATACAATTGGAGAAATGGGTCTTTTTCTTTGTTTATCGAAAGTTGCTTTCATTGGTAAATCGTTGTGTAACTATGGTGGGCATAATCCATTAGAGCTTGCTTTGCTTAGGGTGGCTATTTTAACGGGACCTCATGTTGCAAATTTTCAAAATACGTTTGAGCAATTTTTATCCTGTGATGCAGCATATATAGTTGAAGATACAATGCAACTTGCTATACAAGTGAATAAATTCTTAACAAATGAAACACTACGAAAAGAGATGGTCGATAAGGCTTATGAAGTGGTAACAAGTATGGCTGGTGCACTTGAGTGTACATTAAAGATCCTTGATCCGTTTTTGCAGCCACTTGTGATAAAGACAGGTTTAAGACAGTGTCAAAAATAG
- the lpxK gene encoding tetraacyldisaccharide 4'-kinase: protein MHICSPRFWWKSKSFWRFLLAPISEVYGYFARCRMEREPLAIDLPVLCVGNFTLGGTGKTPVVIAFAQVAKELGLIPGIVSRGYGGSVKRVHLVDIKRDNARDVGDESLLLARHAFVAVSPDRYAAAQRLKEKGCNFILMDDGFQSRRLYMDYALLVVDAMRGFGNKAVFPAGPLRAPLKTQLSLMDSVLVIGCLDESDDVALFVASTGKPLYYARLKSLVDDEVAGKSFLAFAGIGNPDKFFKSIKEMSGHVVQTYSYPDHYFFTATDLKNLARKAKTHNLWLSTTAKDYIRIQDSDLHKSIEKLIVFDVKADFVQRDFCRILLEEAIARFKKRNIAFS from the coding sequence ATGCATATTTGTTCTCCGCGTTTTTGGTGGAAAAGTAAAAGTTTTTGGCGTTTTTTATTGGCACCAATTTCTGAGGTTTATGGTTATTTTGCACGATGTCGTATGGAAAGAGAGCCTCTTGCTATTGATTTGCCAGTTTTGTGTGTTGGAAATTTTACATTAGGGGGGACAGGTAAAACTCCTGTTGTTATTGCATTCGCTCAAGTGGCCAAGGAACTTGGTTTAATACCTGGTATTGTATCACGTGGTTATGGTGGAAGTGTCAAAAGAGTGCACCTCGTTGATATTAAACGTGATAATGCTCGTGATGTTGGTGATGAGTCGCTTTTGCTTGCACGTCATGCTTTTGTTGCCGTATCCCCTGATCGTTATGCAGCAGCACAACGGCTTAAAGAAAAGGGATGTAATTTTATTTTAATGGATGATGGTTTTCAAAGTCGTCGTCTTTATATGGATTATGCGTTGCTTGTTGTGGATGCGATGCGTGGTTTTGGTAATAAAGCTGTTTTTCCAGCGGGCCCTTTGCGTGCACCGTTAAAAACACAATTATCTTTGATGGATAGTGTTTTAGTTATTGGCTGTTTGGATGAGAGTGATGATGTGGCTCTTTTTGTTGCAAGTACTGGAAAACCTTTGTATTATGCGCGTCTTAAATCGCTAGTTGATGATGAAGTTGCTGGAAAATCTTTTTTGGCATTTGCAGGTATTGGTAATCCAGATAAATTTTTCAAATCCATTAAGGAAATGTCTGGTCATGTTGTGCAAACTTATTCTTATCCCGATCACTATTTTTTTACAGCTACGGATCTAAAGAATTTAGCACGGAAGGCCAAAACCCATAATCTGTGGCTGAGTACGACTGCTAAGGATTATATACGTATACAGGATAGTGATTTACATAAAAGCATAGAAAAACTTATTGTCTTTGATGTCAAAGCTGATTTTGTTCAAAGGGATTTTTGCCGTATACTCCTTGAGGAAGCTATTGCTCGTTTTAAGAAACGAAATATCGCCTTTAGCTGA